A single Cannabis sativa cultivar Pink pepper isolate KNU-18-1 chromosome 7, ASM2916894v1, whole genome shotgun sequence DNA region contains:
- the LOC115697724 gene encoding uncharacterized protein LOC115697724, producing the protein MCSAKPKSQQLTMPKINGRPVLQPTCNRVISSLERRSPSIKKSSIKSPTTPPVSPKMPSPRPPAIKRGKDVNETSVTPLFMTKSSINNNEVIKKKKSNKLSSDHVVVVLNVPIESCLLVEAPGSIAAARREQVATMQVQRKMRISHYGRTTSKSSSKPDFSVSAGAGAGAGVVVNREQKRCSYITPNSDPIYVAYHDEEWGVPVHDDKLLFELLLLTGAQVGSDWTSVLKKRQTFRDAFSGFDAEIVAKYNEKKIKSINTEYNIELSLIRGVVDNANRILEIKKEMGSLDKYLWGFVNHKPISTQFKLCQKIPVKTSKSESISKDMVRRGFRLVGPTVIHSLMEAAGITNNHLVTCPRHLQCIDLASKTYSMKESN; encoded by the exons atgtgttcAGCTAAACCAAAATCTCAGCAACTCACTATGCCTAAAATCAATGGCCGCCCTGTTCTTCAACCAACATGTAATCGAGTTATTTCGAGCTTGGAAAGACGATCACCATCGATCAAAAAGAGCTCAATAAAGTCTCCAACAACACCTCCTGTTTCTCCCAAGATGCCATCTCCAAGACCACCAGCTATCAAGAGAGGAAAAGATGTTAATGAAACTAGTGTTACACCACTTTTCATGACTAAATCTTCTATCAACAATAATGAAGTGATCAAGAAAAAGAAATCAAACAAGTTAAGTAGTGatcatgttgttgttgttcttaaTGTTCCTATTGAGAGTTGTTTGTTAGTTGAGGCACCAGGAAGTATTGCAGCTGCTAGGAGAGAACAAGTTGCAACTATGCAAGTACAAAGAAAAATGAGAATTTCCCATTATGGAAGAACAACATCTAAGTCTTCTTCTAAACCCGATTTTTCGGTTTCTGCTGGTGCTGGTGCTGGTGCTGGTGTTGTTGTTAATAGAGAACAAAAGAGATGCAGTTACATAACACCTAATTCAG ATCCTATTTATGTTGCTTACCATGATGAAGAATGGGGTGTTCCTGTCCATGATGACAA GTTGTTATTTGAGTTGTTGTTACTTACTGGAGCTCAAGTTGGATCAGATTGGACTTCAGTCTTGAAAAAAAGGCAAACATTTAG GGATGCATTTTCAGGATTTGATGCAGAAATAGTTGCTAAATACAATGAAAAGAAAATCAAATCTATCAACACAGAATACAATATTGAGTTGAGTCTCATTAGAGGAGTTGTTGATAATGCTAATAGAATTCTTGAG ATTAAGAAGGAAATGGGGTCATTGGATAAGTACTTATGGGGATTTGTGAATCACAAACCAATCTCAACACAATTCAAACTATGTCAAAAAATACCAGTGAAGACCTCAAAATCAGAAAGTATAAGCAAAGACATGGTGAGAAGGGGTTTTAGGTTAGTGGGGCCAACAGTGATTCATTCACTcatggaagcagctggcatAACAAATAACCATTTAGTCACTTGCCCAAGACACCTTCAATGCATTGACTTGGCCTCTAAGACTTACTCTATGAAAGAAAGTAACtag
- the LOC115698143 gene encoding zinc transporter ZTP29: MDSQVLVALALSLVGGLSTSIGAILVILNPTPNLKMLGLLQGFAAGLMLSISFLDLAHNAINSIGFLKGNLWFFSGVIFFAVIANFIPEPSLAPVPNKKDKKKNGDEGGKDIMKKHRRQVLYSGIVTAIGISLHNFPEGMAVFLGSMKGLRVGVNLALAIALHNIPEGVAVALPVYFATQSKWQAFKLATLSGFAEPLGVIIVAYLFPSNLNPEILEGLLGAVGGVMAFLTLHEMLPLAFEYAGQKQSIKAVFLGMAFMSASLYFLEISLPKEMSL; encoded by the exons ATGGATTCTCAGGTCTTGGTTGCTCTGGCCCTCTCACTTGTTGGGGGACTCAGTACTTCTATAG GTGCAATTTTAGTGATTCTCAATCCAACTCCAAATTTGAAGATGCTTGGGCTTCTTCAG GGCTTTGCTGCAGGTCTAATGTTGAGCATATCATTCTTGGATTTAGCTCACAACGCGATAAACTCGATTGGCTTCTTAAAAGGAAACTTATGG TTTTTTTCGGGTGTTATTTTCTTTGCTGTGATTGCTAATTTTATTCCAGAGCCATCACTTGCTCCTGTTCCAAATAAGAAAGATAAAAAg AAAAATGGGGATGAAGGTGGCAAGGATATCATGAAAAAGCATCGTCGTCAAGTCTTATATAGTGGAATTGTCACAGCAATAG GAATAAGCTTGCACAATTTTCCAGAAGGAATGGCAGTGTTCCTTGGATCCATGAAG GGTCTTCGTGTCGGTGTCAACTTGGCCCTGGCGATCGCTTTGCACAACATCCCCGAG GGCGTTGCGGTTGCACTTCCAGTTTACTTTGCAACTCAAAG CAAATGGCAGGCATTCAAATTGGCAACACTTTCTGGTTTTGCTGAACCTTTGGGTGTTATAATTGTGG CCTATCTTTTCCCAAGCAACTTGAATCCCGAAATTCTTGAAGGCCTTCTTGGAGCAG TTGGTGGAGTGATGGCTTTTCTAACTCTGCATGAGATGCTTCCATTGGCGTTTGAATATGCGGGGCAAAAGCAATCTATAAAGGCGGTGTTCTTGGGAATGGCTTTCATGTCAGCAAG CTTATATTTTCTTGAAATCAGCTTGCCTAAGGAGATGAGCTTGTAG
- the LOC115697827 gene encoding DEAD-box ATP-dependent RNA helicase 47, mitochondrial yields MPALISPRFLFFGGSLRFQKLTHFSRKTWFHSSVDKGPLTLASFDIKSKIETTEPRETTKLKVPKGKKIIRSNVIKPKKVENEAAPFAAQSFSELGLPSTLIERLETEGFTTPTDVQSSAIPVILNGQDVVIQSYTGSGKTLAYLLPILTNVGPLKKDCSSGGSYRESGGKRAEIEALIVAPSRELGMQIVREVEKLLGPNDKRAVQQLVGGANRSRQEEALKKNKPVIVVGTPGRIAEISAAGKLHTHDCRYLVLDEVDELLSFNFREHMHRILEHVGRKSSADPRNPVAKRVERQTILVSATVPFAVTRAARSWGNDPLLVQAKKVVPLESIPQSGPVLSKKTDTSSPSNPQTQPTVELPPSLKHYHCVTRVQHKVDTLRRCVHALDAKSVIAFMNHTRQLKDAVFKLEARGMVAAELHGDLGKLARSTTLKKFKKGEIRILVTNELSARGLDVAECDLVVNLDLPTDTIHYAHRAGRTGRLGRPGTVVSLCEEREVFVVKKMQKQLGVPIPACEFVESKLVVTEEEKIPQQLE; encoded by the coding sequence ATGCCTGCTTTAATATCACCACGCTTTCTGTTTTTTGGAGGCTCACTTCGTTTTCAAAAGCTCACCCATTTTTCTAGGAAGACTTGGTTTCATAGCAGTGTAGACAAGGGACCTCTCACTCTTGCTAGCTTTGATATTAAGAGTAAGATTGAAACCACAGAACCAAGGGAAACAACTAAATTGAAAGTTCCCAAAGGTAAGAAGATTATAAGAAGTAATGTGATTAAGCCAAAGAAGGTTGAAAATGAGGCAGCACCATTTGCAGCTCAGTCATTTTCTGAGCTTGGATTGCCTTCTACTTTGATAGAGAGGTTAGAGACTGAGGGCTTTACAACTCCTACTGATGTTCAATCTTCAGCAATTCCTGTTATTCTCAATGGTCAAGATGTTGTTATTCAATCTTACACAGGTTCAGGGAAGACTCTTGCTTATTTGCTTCCGATTCTCACTAATGTCGGTCCACTAAAGAAGGATTGTTCTTCTGGTGGATCATATAGAGAATCTGGTGGGAAGAGAGCTGAGATTGAAGCTCTCATTGTGGCTCCTTCTAGGGAGTTGGGTATGCAAATTGTTAGGGAGGTTGAGAAATTATTAGGTCCGAATGATAAAAGAGCGGTTCAGCAGCTTGTTGGGGGTGCAAATCGCTCTAGGCAGGAAGAAgctcttaagaaaaataaaccTGTTATTGTCGTTGGGACGCCTGGTCGGATTGCTGAGATTAGTGCTGCTGGGAAACTTCACACTCATGATTGTCGTTACTTGGTATTAGATGAAGTTGATGAACTTCTTTCGTTCAACTTTCGTGAGCATATGCATAGGATATTGGAACATGTAGGTAGAAAATCGAGTGCAGACCCTAGGAACCCGGTTGCCAAGAGAGTTGAGAGGCAGACCATTTTGGTTTCAGCAACAGTTCCATTTGCGGTTACAAGAGCAGCCAGGAGTTGGGGGAATGATCCACTTCTTGTCCAAGCCAAAAAAGTAGTACCACTTGAATCAATCCCACAATCTGGGCCGGTCTTGTCTAAGAAGACCGATACAAGTTCACCCTCAAATCCTCAGACACAGCCAACAGTGGAGCTACCTCCCTCTTTGAAACACTACCATTGTGTCACAAGAGTACAACACAAGGTTGATACATTGAGAAGATGTGTTCATGCCCTTGATGCCAAGTCTGTCATAGCCTTCATGAACCACACAAGGCAGCTAAAAGATGCAGTCTTTAAGCTCGAGGCTCGTGGAATGGTGGCTGCAGAGCTACACGGCGATCTGGGCAAGCTTGCTCGGTCAACCACTttaaagaaattcaagaaagggGAGATTAGAATCCTTGTAACTAATGAACTCTCAGCTAGAGGTTTGGATGTGGCAGAATGTGATCTTGTTGTTAATCTAGACTTACCTACAGACACAATTCACTACGCTCACCGAGCTGGTCGTACTGGGCGGTTAGGTAGACCAGGCACAGTTGTGTCGCTGTGTGAGGAACGAGAAGTTTTCGTTGTGAAGAAGATGCAAAAGCAGCTAGGTGTTCCTATTCCTGCTTGTGAGTTTGTAGAAAGTAAGCTTGTTGTGACTGAAGAAGAGAAGATTCCACAGCAGTTAGAATGA
- the LOC115697841 gene encoding pentatricopeptide repeat-containing protein At1g31920, with product MTSVLNQTHLLFPTKETPQFNFNSKLQECISLLKKCRTIKELNQIHAQIIKFGFLCDPFCAGNLVATTALSDWGSMDYACKIFRCIDDDIPEAFLFNTMIRGHVKDMNWGKALLIYYEMLESGVEPDNFTYPPLLKACAKLSAIKEGIMIHGHCFKLGLQGDLFVQNSLINMYGKCGEIELSCDVFDQMLERSVASWSAVISVHASLGKWWECLKLFGDMMMSDEERRFRAEESVLVSVLSACTHLGALDLGRCTHGYLLRNISGNNVIVETSLMDMYVKCGCLEKALCLFNQMGKSKKNQLSYSVMISGLAMHGHGRKALEVFSEMLEEGLRPDEIVYMSVLSACSDAGLVDEGLKWFKKMKTEHGIEPTVHHYGCIVDLFGRAGMLNEAFEFINSMPINPNDIIWRSLLSACRVHNNLEIGEIAAENLVKMNSQNPGDYVVLSNMYAKSQKWDNVARIRTEMASKGLTPNLGFSMVEVKKKVFKFVSQDMSYPQCDGVHEMIHQMEWQLRFEGYKPDTSLVLLDVEEEEKIERLKYHSQKLAIAFALIHSSRGSPIRIVRNLRMCSDCHTYTKLISVIYEREITVRDRNQFHHFKDGVCSCRDYCVLDIHF from the exons atgacaTCAGTCCTTAACCAAACCCATCTTTTATTTCCCACCAAAGAAACCCCACAATTCAATTTCAATTCCAAGCTCCAAGAATGCATCTCACTGCTTAAAAAATGCAGAACCATCAAAGAACTCAACCAAATTCATGCCCAAATTATAAAGTTTGGATTTTTATGTGACCCCTTTTGTGCAGGAAATCTTGTGGCTACTACTGCTCTTTCTGATTGGGGAAGCATGGATTATGCTTGCAAGATTTTCAGGTGTATTGATGATGATATCCCAGAAGCTTTCTTGTTCAACACCATGATCAGAGGACATGTCAAGGATATGAATTGGGGTAAAGCTTTGTTAATTTACTATGAAATGTTGGAGAGTGGTGTTGAGCCTGATAATTTTACTTACCCACCTTTGCTTAAGGCTTGTGCTAAGTTATCTGCAATTAAAGAAGGTATAATGATTCATGGGCATTGCTTTAAACTTGGATTACAAGGTGATTTGTTTGTGCAAAATAGTTTAATCAATATGTATGGAAAATGTGGGGAAATTGAACTTAGCTGTGATGTGTTTGATCAAATGCTTGAAAGAAGTGTTGCTTCATGGAGTGCTGTTATTTCTGTTCATGCTAGTTTAGGTAAATGGTGGGAGTGTCTTAAGCTTTTTGGGGATATGATGATGAGTGATGAGGAAAGAAGGTTTAGAGCCGAGGAGAGTGTGTTAGTTAGTGTTCTTTCTGCTTGTACTCATTTGGGTGCTCTTGATTTGGGTAGGTGTACTCATGGATACTTGTTGAGGAATATTAGTGGAAATAATGTGATTGTAGAGACTTCTTTAATGGATATGTATGTGAAATGTGGTTGTTTGGAGAAAGCTTTGTGTTTGTTTAACCAGATGGGGAAGAGCAAGAAGAATCAGTTGTCCTACTCGGTGATGATTTCGGGGCTTGCTATGCATGGACATGGTAGGAAAGCTTTAGAGGTTTTCTCTGAAATGCTTGAAGAAGGTTTGAGACCCGACGAGATTGTGTATATGAGTGTTCTGAGTGCTTGTAGTGATGCTGGCTTGGTTGATGAGGGTCTAAAATGGTTTAAGAAGATGAAAACCGAGCATGGGATCGAGCCAACAGTTCATCATTATGGTTGTATTGTAGATCTTTTCGGAAGAGCAGGGATGTTGAATGAAGCATTCGAGTTCATTAACAGCATGCCCATAAACCCGAATGACATTATATGGAGAAGCCTTCTTAGTGCTTGTAGAGTTcataataacttggaaataggCGAAATTGCAGCAGAAAATCTAGTGAAGATGAATTCTCAGAACCCTGGTGATTATGTGGTGCTTTCAAACATGTATGCGAAATCTCAGAAGTGGGATAATGTTGCTAGGATCCGAACCGAAATGGCTTCAAAAGGATTGACACCAAATCTTGGGTTCAGCATGGTTGAAGTGAAGAAAAAGGTTTTCAAGTTTGTATCACAAGACATGTCATATCCTCAATGTGATGGTGTTCATGAGATGATTCACCAAATGGAATGGCAACTTAGATTTGAAGGGTATAAACCAGACACATCTCTTGTTTTGCTTGatgtagaagaagaagagaagatagAGAGATTAAAGTATCATAGTCAGAAGTTAGCAATTGCTTTTGCTCTTATACATTCTTCTAGAGGAAGTCCTATAAGAATAGTTAGAAATCTAAGAATGTGCAGTGATTGTCACACTTATACTAAACTTATTTCAGTTATCTATGAACGAGAAATTACTGTTAGAGATAGAAATCAGTTCCACCATTTTAAAGATGGAGTATGTTCTTGTAGAGATTACTG CGTCTTAGATATACATTTTTGA
- the LOC115698214 gene encoding APO protein 3, mitochondrial encodes MFHRRVQSISYLFELVTQKNSLQKLTASGEIEHSYVRFSTGSTLTEVPRKLKRNERKPLVKTFNELKREARLKRKERDDVNEISLHPPHNGLLVKGLIPVAHKVLAARSELVSCVSRVASSIAIYSCRLCEEVHVGHPPHKIRTCDVPGSLTNKVHTWTRGGVEHVLPVVESFHLYDRIGRAVSHNERLEVDRIPAIVELCIQAGVDIPEYPTRRRTCPVYSVAGRIMDFEKKFPKEESLGEDIYAYGFWEKKSSTHHNKSIEFNSDNLNAIATRGMKAWETMRYEGSKLMEKYVAQTCGYCSEVQVGPKGHRVRDCQAFKHQMRDGQHAWQEATIDDIVPPVYVWHVKDFEREEPLEHSLSRYYGKLPAVVELFARVGARVGEQYSSLMREDVAVPELDELKLVV; translated from the exons ATGTTTCACAGACGAGTTCAAAGCATTTCATACCTGTTTGAGCTAGTAACCcaaaaaaactctttacaaaAACTGACTGCTAGTGGTGAAATCGAGCACTCTTATGTTCGGTTCTCAACTGGGTCTACTCTTACTGAGGTGCCCCGAAAGCTTAAGAGGAACGAGAGAAAGCCATTAGTTAAAACTTTTAATGAACTCAAACGCGAGGCTAGATTgaagagaaaagaaagagatgATGTGAACGAGATAAGCCTACATCCTCCTCATAACGGGTTGTTAGTTAAGGGTTTAATCCCGGTTGCTCACAAAGTTTTGGCTGCTAGATCCGAGCTAGTGTCATGTGTTTCGAGGGTAGCCAGTAGCATTGCTATATATTCATGCAG GTTGTGTGAAGAGGTTCATGTTGGCCATCCACCCCATAAAATTAGAACATGTGATGTTCCCGGTAGCTTAACAAACAAAGTGCATACTTGGACAAGAGGGGGTGTAGAACATGTATTGCCCGTCGTTGAATCTTTTCATTTGTATGACCGAATAGGAAGAGCCGTTTCACATAACGAACGGCTTGAAGTGGATAGGATCCCTGCAATTGTTGAATTGTGCATTCAAGCTGGGGTGGACATACCCGAGTACCCTACAAGGAGAAGAACCTGCCCTGTTTATAGTGTTGCAGGTAGAATTATGGATTTCGAGAAGAAGTTTCCTAAAGAAGAATCTTTAGGAGAAGATATCTATGCATATGGGTTCTGGGAAAAGAAATCCTCAACACATCATAACAAGTCTATAGAGTTCAATTCTGACAACTTAAATG CCATTGCTACTCGAGGAATGAAGGCGTGGGAGACAATGCGGTATGAAGGATCGAAACTCATGGAGAAGTATGTTGCTCAAACTTGTGGATACTGTTCAGAGGTTCAAGTTGGTCCTAAAGGTCATCGAGTAAGGGATTGTCAAGCTTTCAAGCACCAAATGAGGGACGGGCAACACGCATGGCAGGAGGCAACAATCGATGACATAGTTCCTCCCGTGTATGTCTGGCATGTTAAGGACTTCGAAAGAGAAGAGCCGTTAGAACATAGTTTGAGTAGGTACTATGGTAAATTACCAGCGGTGGTTGAGCTGTTTGCGCGTGTTGGTGCACGTGTGGGCGAGCAGTACTCGTCTTTGATGAGGGAAGATGTTGCAGTACCAGAATTAGATGAATTAAAGTTGGTTGTTTAA